In a single window of the Mauremys reevesii isolate NIE-2019 linkage group 3, ASM1616193v1, whole genome shotgun sequence genome:
- the MFSD4B gene encoding sodium-dependent glucose transporter 1 isoform X4: protein MNGMSIAVLGPTFQDLAANVNKNVSDIYYIFVGRSLGYLGGSVIGGIIFDCVNPHLLLGLTMLGTAVGLYAIPWCKKALLLTALMSVIGTSMGVLDTGGNVLALNIWGAEVGPHMQALHFSFALGALVAPILTKMALGSFISPKVHTEDEKTNHSVPSDIPNALTGSALKLHSNVSFMWSYIVIGTYILIVSLLFVVLYSRTGSAREKAKSSLQKCQIAKYHYALLILLFLFFFCYVGAEVTYGSYIFNYAEVYADMKESEAASLNSLFWGAFAACRGLAICFATCLYPGTMILLSVIGSTVSSLFLALLSKHPISLWVGTAVYGASMATIFPSGISWIEQYTTIQGKSASLFVVGAALGEMCIPAVVGFLEGKLHNVPVMMYAALGTSVVTAVLFPVMYKLATSPSESKLKDGGGSEDQKALLSNFELNEDEEDEEDAGEWNEADFEVIEMNDTVRNSVVETSQKIPGESPAKVSMQPPSNIFSSSPVIALSSPGRKQFNRDREKND from the exons atgaat GGTATGAGCATTGCTGTCTTGGGACCTACATTTCAAGATTTGGCTGCAAATGTGAATAAAAATGTCAGTGATATTTACTACATTTTCGTGGGTCGTTCTCTGGGGTACCTTGGTGGTTCAGTGATTGGAGGGATTATCTTTGACTGCGTGAACCCTCATCTCCTCTTGG GGTTAACCATGCTGGGAACAGCAGTTGGTCTTTATGCCATACCATGGTGTAAGAAAGCGCTATTGTTAACTGCCCTGATGTCAGTCATTGGGACTTCCATGGGTGTTCTAGACACAG GTGGAAATGTCCTTGCATTGAATATATGGGGAGCAGAGGTTGGACCACATATGCAGGCCTTACACTTCAGTTTTGCACTGGGTGCCCTTGTGGCCCCAATCCTGACAAAAATGGCATTGGGCAGCTTCATATCTCCTAAAGTCCACACAGAAGATGAAAAGACAAACCACTCTGTTCCGAGTGATATACCTAACGCACTGACTGGATCAGCACTGAAACTGCATTCTAATGTGAGCTTTATGTGGTCCTACATTGTCATAGGGACCTATATTTTGATAGTttctttgttgtttgttgttcTGTATTCAAGGACCGGCTCAGCACGAGAAAAAGCAAAATCTTCTCTGCAGAAATGTCAAATTGCCAAATACCACTATGCCCTTCTCAttctccttttccttttcttcttttgctATGTAGGAGCAGAGGTCACCTATGGCTCTTACATTTTCAATTATGCAGAGGTTTATGCAGACATGAAAGAAAGTGAAGCAGCTAGTTTGAACTCCCTTTTTTGGGGAGCATTTGCAGCTTGCAGAGGACTGGCAATCTGTTTTGCTACCTGTTTATACCCTGGTACTATGATTCTGCTGAGTGTCATAGGTTCCACTGTCTCCTCTCTGTTCCTGGCACTGTTGAGTAAGCATCCAATTTCGCTCTGGGTTGGAACAGCAGTGTATGGTGCATCAATGGCTACCATCTTTCCAAGTGGCATTTCCTGGATTGAACAGTACACCACCATACAAGGAAAGTCTGCTTCTCTCTTCGTAGTTGGTGCTGCCTTGGGGGAGATGtgcattccagcagtggttgggtTCCTTGAAGGAAAACTTCACAATGTCCCTGTGATGATGTATGCTGCACTGGGAACATCTGTAGTGACAGCAGTACTATTTCCTGTAATGTATAAATTAGCCACTTCTCCCAGTGAGAGTAAGTTAAAAGATGGTGGTGGGAGCGAGGACCAGAAAGCTTTGTTGTCCAACTTTGAACTTAATGAAGATGAGGAAGATGAAGAGGATGCAGGAGAATGGAATGAAGCAGACTTTGAAGTAATTGAAATGAATGATACAGTGAGAAACTCTGTGGTAGAGACATCTCAAAAGATCCCAGGGGAGTCCCCAgctaaagtgtccatgcagccaCCTTCAAACATATTTAGTTCTTCTCCAGTGATTGCTCTTAGCTCCCCAGGGAGAAAGCAGTTCAATAGAGACAGAGAGAAGAATGATTAA
- the MFSD4B gene encoding sodium-dependent glucose transporter 1 isoform X2: MAGAGRKKQVRFARPEAEDGRRGGEGPAAEQSLLPEPAPRPEVIVAGGGGRSRAGEGATLLLRWCISGVLCSAFLGLGMSIAVLGPTFQDLAANVNKNVSDIYYIFVGRSLGYLGGSVIGGIIFDCVNPHLLLGGNVLALNIWGAEVGPHMQALHFSFALGALVAPILTKMALGSFISPKVHTEDEKTNHSVPSDIPNALTGSALKLHSNVSFMWSYIVIGTYILIVSLLFVVLYSRTGSAREKAKSSLQKCQIAKYHYALLILLFLFFFCYVGAEVTYGSYIFNYAEVYADMKESEAASLNSLFWGAFAACRGLAICFATCLYPGTMILLSVIGSTVSSLFLALLSKHPISLWVGTAVYGASMATIFPSGISWIEQYTTIQGKSASLFVVGAALGEMCIPAVVGFLEGKLHNVPVMMYAALGTSVVTAVLFPVMYKLATSPSESKLKDGGGSEDQKALLSNFELNEDEEDEEDAGEWNEADFEVIEMNDTVRNSVVETSQKIPGESPAKVSMQPPSNIFSSSPVIALSSPGRKQFNRDREKND; this comes from the exons ATGGCCGGCGCCGGCAGGAAGAAGCAGGTTCGCTTCGCCCGGCCGGAGGCGGAGGACGGGCGGCGGGGCGGCGAGGGGCCGGCGGCGGAGCAGAGTCTCCTCCCGGAGCCCGCGCCGCGGCCTGAGGTGATCGTAGCCGGCGGCGGCGGCAGGAgccgggccggggagggagcgACGCTGCTGCTGCGATGGTGCATCTCCGGGGTGCTGTGCTCGGCCTTCCTGGGCCTG GGTATGAGCATTGCTGTCTTGGGACCTACATTTCAAGATTTGGCTGCAAATGTGAATAAAAATGTCAGTGATATTTACTACATTTTCGTGGGTCGTTCTCTGGGGTACCTTGGTGGTTCAGTGATTGGAGGGATTATCTTTGACTGCGTGAACCCTCATCTCCTCTTGG GTGGAAATGTCCTTGCATTGAATATATGGGGAGCAGAGGTTGGACCACATATGCAGGCCTTACACTTCAGTTTTGCACTGGGTGCCCTTGTGGCCCCAATCCTGACAAAAATGGCATTGGGCAGCTTCATATCTCCTAAAGTCCACACAGAAGATGAAAAGACAAACCACTCTGTTCCGAGTGATATACCTAACGCACTGACTGGATCAGCACTGAAACTGCATTCTAATGTGAGCTTTATGTGGTCCTACATTGTCATAGGGACCTATATTTTGATAGTttctttgttgtttgttgttcTGTATTCAAGGACCGGCTCAGCACGAGAAAAAGCAAAATCTTCTCTGCAGAAATGTCAAATTGCCAAATACCACTATGCCCTTCTCAttctccttttccttttcttcttttgctATGTAGGAGCAGAGGTCACCTATGGCTCTTACATTTTCAATTATGCAGAGGTTTATGCAGACATGAAAGAAAGTGAAGCAGCTAGTTTGAACTCCCTTTTTTGGGGAGCATTTGCAGCTTGCAGAGGACTGGCAATCTGTTTTGCTACCTGTTTATACCCTGGTACTATGATTCTGCTGAGTGTCATAGGTTCCACTGTCTCCTCTCTGTTCCTGGCACTGTTGAGTAAGCATCCAATTTCGCTCTGGGTTGGAACAGCAGTGTATGGTGCATCAATGGCTACCATCTTTCCAAGTGGCATTTCCTGGATTGAACAGTACACCACCATACAAGGAAAGTCTGCTTCTCTCTTCGTAGTTGGTGCTGCCTTGGGGGAGATGtgcattccagcagtggttgggtTCCTTGAAGGAAAACTTCACAATGTCCCTGTGATGATGTATGCTGCACTGGGAACATCTGTAGTGACAGCAGTACTATTTCCTGTAATGTATAAATTAGCCACTTCTCCCAGTGAGAGTAAGTTAAAAGATGGTGGTGGGAGCGAGGACCAGAAAGCTTTGTTGTCCAACTTTGAACTTAATGAAGATGAGGAAGATGAAGAGGATGCAGGAGAATGGAATGAAGCAGACTTTGAAGTAATTGAAATGAATGATACAGTGAGAAACTCTGTGGTAGAGACATCTCAAAAGATCCCAGGGGAGTCCCCAgctaaagtgtccatgcagccaCCTTCAAACATATTTAGTTCTTCTCCAGTGATTGCTCTTAGCTCCCCAGGGAGAAAGCAGTTCAATAGAGACAGAGAGAAGAATGATTAA
- the MFSD4B gene encoding sodium-dependent glucose transporter 1 isoform X1 has translation MAGAGRKKQVRFARPEAEDGRRGGEGPAAEQSLLPEPAPRPEVIVAGGGGRSRAGEGATLLLRWCISGVLCSAFLGLGMSIAVLGPTFQDLAANVNKNVSDIYYIFVGRSLGYLGGSVIGGIIFDCVNPHLLLGLTMLGTAVGLYAIPWCKKALLLTALMSVIGTSMGVLDTGGNVLALNIWGAEVGPHMQALHFSFALGALVAPILTKMALGSFISPKVHTEDEKTNHSVPSDIPNALTGSALKLHSNVSFMWSYIVIGTYILIVSLLFVVLYSRTGSAREKAKSSLQKCQIAKYHYALLILLFLFFFCYVGAEVTYGSYIFNYAEVYADMKESEAASLNSLFWGAFAACRGLAICFATCLYPGTMILLSVIGSTVSSLFLALLSKHPISLWVGTAVYGASMATIFPSGISWIEQYTTIQGKSASLFVVGAALGEMCIPAVVGFLEGKLHNVPVMMYAALGTSVVTAVLFPVMYKLATSPSESKLKDGGGSEDQKALLSNFELNEDEEDEEDAGEWNEADFEVIEMNDTVRNSVVETSQKIPGESPAKVSMQPPSNIFSSSPVIALSSPGRKQFNRDREKND, from the exons ATGGCCGGCGCCGGCAGGAAGAAGCAGGTTCGCTTCGCCCGGCCGGAGGCGGAGGACGGGCGGCGGGGCGGCGAGGGGCCGGCGGCGGAGCAGAGTCTCCTCCCGGAGCCCGCGCCGCGGCCTGAGGTGATCGTAGCCGGCGGCGGCGGCAGGAgccgggccggggagggagcgACGCTGCTGCTGCGATGGTGCATCTCCGGGGTGCTGTGCTCGGCCTTCCTGGGCCTG GGTATGAGCATTGCTGTCTTGGGACCTACATTTCAAGATTTGGCTGCAAATGTGAATAAAAATGTCAGTGATATTTACTACATTTTCGTGGGTCGTTCTCTGGGGTACCTTGGTGGTTCAGTGATTGGAGGGATTATCTTTGACTGCGTGAACCCTCATCTCCTCTTGG GGTTAACCATGCTGGGAACAGCAGTTGGTCTTTATGCCATACCATGGTGTAAGAAAGCGCTATTGTTAACTGCCCTGATGTCAGTCATTGGGACTTCCATGGGTGTTCTAGACACAG GTGGAAATGTCCTTGCATTGAATATATGGGGAGCAGAGGTTGGACCACATATGCAGGCCTTACACTTCAGTTTTGCACTGGGTGCCCTTGTGGCCCCAATCCTGACAAAAATGGCATTGGGCAGCTTCATATCTCCTAAAGTCCACACAGAAGATGAAAAGACAAACCACTCTGTTCCGAGTGATATACCTAACGCACTGACTGGATCAGCACTGAAACTGCATTCTAATGTGAGCTTTATGTGGTCCTACATTGTCATAGGGACCTATATTTTGATAGTttctttgttgtttgttgttcTGTATTCAAGGACCGGCTCAGCACGAGAAAAAGCAAAATCTTCTCTGCAGAAATGTCAAATTGCCAAATACCACTATGCCCTTCTCAttctccttttccttttcttcttttgctATGTAGGAGCAGAGGTCACCTATGGCTCTTACATTTTCAATTATGCAGAGGTTTATGCAGACATGAAAGAAAGTGAAGCAGCTAGTTTGAACTCCCTTTTTTGGGGAGCATTTGCAGCTTGCAGAGGACTGGCAATCTGTTTTGCTACCTGTTTATACCCTGGTACTATGATTCTGCTGAGTGTCATAGGTTCCACTGTCTCCTCTCTGTTCCTGGCACTGTTGAGTAAGCATCCAATTTCGCTCTGGGTTGGAACAGCAGTGTATGGTGCATCAATGGCTACCATCTTTCCAAGTGGCATTTCCTGGATTGAACAGTACACCACCATACAAGGAAAGTCTGCTTCTCTCTTCGTAGTTGGTGCTGCCTTGGGGGAGATGtgcattccagcagtggttgggtTCCTTGAAGGAAAACTTCACAATGTCCCTGTGATGATGTATGCTGCACTGGGAACATCTGTAGTGACAGCAGTACTATTTCCTGTAATGTATAAATTAGCCACTTCTCCCAGTGAGAGTAAGTTAAAAGATGGTGGTGGGAGCGAGGACCAGAAAGCTTTGTTGTCCAACTTTGAACTTAATGAAGATGAGGAAGATGAAGAGGATGCAGGAGAATGGAATGAAGCAGACTTTGAAGTAATTGAAATGAATGATACAGTGAGAAACTCTGTGGTAGAGACATCTCAAAAGATCCCAGGGGAGTCCCCAgctaaagtgtccatgcagccaCCTTCAAACATATTTAGTTCTTCTCCAGTGATTGCTCTTAGCTCCCCAGGGAGAAAGCAGTTCAATAGAGACAGAGAGAAGAATGATTAA
- the MFSD4B gene encoding sodium-dependent glucose transporter 1 isoform X3 codes for MAGAGRKKQGMSIAVLGPTFQDLAANVNKNVSDIYYIFVGRSLGYLGGSVIGGIIFDCVNPHLLLGLTMLGTAVGLYAIPWCKKALLLTALMSVIGTSMGVLDTGGNVLALNIWGAEVGPHMQALHFSFALGALVAPILTKMALGSFISPKVHTEDEKTNHSVPSDIPNALTGSALKLHSNVSFMWSYIVIGTYILIVSLLFVVLYSRTGSAREKAKSSLQKCQIAKYHYALLILLFLFFFCYVGAEVTYGSYIFNYAEVYADMKESEAASLNSLFWGAFAACRGLAICFATCLYPGTMILLSVIGSTVSSLFLALLSKHPISLWVGTAVYGASMATIFPSGISWIEQYTTIQGKSASLFVVGAALGEMCIPAVVGFLEGKLHNVPVMMYAALGTSVVTAVLFPVMYKLATSPSESKLKDGGGSEDQKALLSNFELNEDEEDEEDAGEWNEADFEVIEMNDTVRNSVVETSQKIPGESPAKVSMQPPSNIFSSSPVIALSSPGRKQFNRDREKND; via the exons ATGGCCGGCGCCGGCAGGAAGAAGCAG GGTATGAGCATTGCTGTCTTGGGACCTACATTTCAAGATTTGGCTGCAAATGTGAATAAAAATGTCAGTGATATTTACTACATTTTCGTGGGTCGTTCTCTGGGGTACCTTGGTGGTTCAGTGATTGGAGGGATTATCTTTGACTGCGTGAACCCTCATCTCCTCTTGG GGTTAACCATGCTGGGAACAGCAGTTGGTCTTTATGCCATACCATGGTGTAAGAAAGCGCTATTGTTAACTGCCCTGATGTCAGTCATTGGGACTTCCATGGGTGTTCTAGACACAG GTGGAAATGTCCTTGCATTGAATATATGGGGAGCAGAGGTTGGACCACATATGCAGGCCTTACACTTCAGTTTTGCACTGGGTGCCCTTGTGGCCCCAATCCTGACAAAAATGGCATTGGGCAGCTTCATATCTCCTAAAGTCCACACAGAAGATGAAAAGACAAACCACTCTGTTCCGAGTGATATACCTAACGCACTGACTGGATCAGCACTGAAACTGCATTCTAATGTGAGCTTTATGTGGTCCTACATTGTCATAGGGACCTATATTTTGATAGTttctttgttgtttgttgttcTGTATTCAAGGACCGGCTCAGCACGAGAAAAAGCAAAATCTTCTCTGCAGAAATGTCAAATTGCCAAATACCACTATGCCCTTCTCAttctccttttccttttcttcttttgctATGTAGGAGCAGAGGTCACCTATGGCTCTTACATTTTCAATTATGCAGAGGTTTATGCAGACATGAAAGAAAGTGAAGCAGCTAGTTTGAACTCCCTTTTTTGGGGAGCATTTGCAGCTTGCAGAGGACTGGCAATCTGTTTTGCTACCTGTTTATACCCTGGTACTATGATTCTGCTGAGTGTCATAGGTTCCACTGTCTCCTCTCTGTTCCTGGCACTGTTGAGTAAGCATCCAATTTCGCTCTGGGTTGGAACAGCAGTGTATGGTGCATCAATGGCTACCATCTTTCCAAGTGGCATTTCCTGGATTGAACAGTACACCACCATACAAGGAAAGTCTGCTTCTCTCTTCGTAGTTGGTGCTGCCTTGGGGGAGATGtgcattccagcagtggttgggtTCCTTGAAGGAAAACTTCACAATGTCCCTGTGATGATGTATGCTGCACTGGGAACATCTGTAGTGACAGCAGTACTATTTCCTGTAATGTATAAATTAGCCACTTCTCCCAGTGAGAGTAAGTTAAAAGATGGTGGTGGGAGCGAGGACCAGAAAGCTTTGTTGTCCAACTTTGAACTTAATGAAGATGAGGAAGATGAAGAGGATGCAGGAGAATGGAATGAAGCAGACTTTGAAGTAATTGAAATGAATGATACAGTGAGAAACTCTGTGGTAGAGACATCTCAAAAGATCCCAGGGGAGTCCCCAgctaaagtgtccatgcagccaCCTTCAAACATATTTAGTTCTTCTCCAGTGATTGCTCTTAGCTCCCCAGGGAGAAAGCAGTTCAATAGAGACAGAGAGAAGAATGATTAA
- the MFSD4B gene encoding sodium-dependent glucose transporter 1 isoform X5, with protein MSIAVLGPTFQDLAANVNKNVSDIYYIFVGRSLGYLGGSVIGGIIFDCVNPHLLLGLTMLGTAVGLYAIPWCKKALLLTALMSVIGTSMGVLDTGGNVLALNIWGAEVGPHMQALHFSFALGALVAPILTKMALGSFISPKVHTEDEKTNHSVPSDIPNALTGSALKLHSNVSFMWSYIVIGTYILIVSLLFVVLYSRTGSAREKAKSSLQKCQIAKYHYALLILLFLFFFCYVGAEVTYGSYIFNYAEVYADMKESEAASLNSLFWGAFAACRGLAICFATCLYPGTMILLSVIGSTVSSLFLALLSKHPISLWVGTAVYGASMATIFPSGISWIEQYTTIQGKSASLFVVGAALGEMCIPAVVGFLEGKLHNVPVMMYAALGTSVVTAVLFPVMYKLATSPSESKLKDGGGSEDQKALLSNFELNEDEEDEEDAGEWNEADFEVIEMNDTVRNSVVETSQKIPGESPAKVSMQPPSNIFSSSPVIALSSPGRKQFNRDREKND; from the exons ATGAGCATTGCTGTCTTGGGACCTACATTTCAAGATTTGGCTGCAAATGTGAATAAAAATGTCAGTGATATTTACTACATTTTCGTGGGTCGTTCTCTGGGGTACCTTGGTGGTTCAGTGATTGGAGGGATTATCTTTGACTGCGTGAACCCTCATCTCCTCTTGG GGTTAACCATGCTGGGAACAGCAGTTGGTCTTTATGCCATACCATGGTGTAAGAAAGCGCTATTGTTAACTGCCCTGATGTCAGTCATTGGGACTTCCATGGGTGTTCTAGACACAG GTGGAAATGTCCTTGCATTGAATATATGGGGAGCAGAGGTTGGACCACATATGCAGGCCTTACACTTCAGTTTTGCACTGGGTGCCCTTGTGGCCCCAATCCTGACAAAAATGGCATTGGGCAGCTTCATATCTCCTAAAGTCCACACAGAAGATGAAAAGACAAACCACTCTGTTCCGAGTGATATACCTAACGCACTGACTGGATCAGCACTGAAACTGCATTCTAATGTGAGCTTTATGTGGTCCTACATTGTCATAGGGACCTATATTTTGATAGTttctttgttgtttgttgttcTGTATTCAAGGACCGGCTCAGCACGAGAAAAAGCAAAATCTTCTCTGCAGAAATGTCAAATTGCCAAATACCACTATGCCCTTCTCAttctccttttccttttcttcttttgctATGTAGGAGCAGAGGTCACCTATGGCTCTTACATTTTCAATTATGCAGAGGTTTATGCAGACATGAAAGAAAGTGAAGCAGCTAGTTTGAACTCCCTTTTTTGGGGAGCATTTGCAGCTTGCAGAGGACTGGCAATCTGTTTTGCTACCTGTTTATACCCTGGTACTATGATTCTGCTGAGTGTCATAGGTTCCACTGTCTCCTCTCTGTTCCTGGCACTGTTGAGTAAGCATCCAATTTCGCTCTGGGTTGGAACAGCAGTGTATGGTGCATCAATGGCTACCATCTTTCCAAGTGGCATTTCCTGGATTGAACAGTACACCACCATACAAGGAAAGTCTGCTTCTCTCTTCGTAGTTGGTGCTGCCTTGGGGGAGATGtgcattccagcagtggttgggtTCCTTGAAGGAAAACTTCACAATGTCCCTGTGATGATGTATGCTGCACTGGGAACATCTGTAGTGACAGCAGTACTATTTCCTGTAATGTATAAATTAGCCACTTCTCCCAGTGAGAGTAAGTTAAAAGATGGTGGTGGGAGCGAGGACCAGAAAGCTTTGTTGTCCAACTTTGAACTTAATGAAGATGAGGAAGATGAAGAGGATGCAGGAGAATGGAATGAAGCAGACTTTGAAGTAATTGAAATGAATGATACAGTGAGAAACTCTGTGGTAGAGACATCTCAAAAGATCCCAGGGGAGTCCCCAgctaaagtgtccatgcagccaCCTTCAAACATATTTAGTTCTTCTCCAGTGATTGCTCTTAGCTCCCCAGGGAGAAAGCAGTTCAATAGAGACAGAGAGAAGAATGATTAA